A single region of the Thermodesulfobacteriota bacterium genome encodes:
- a CDS encoding ATP-binding protein: protein MRTLFFRIFASFLGATVLISVLLLALALTTDPQRIVFAPHEKRLARIGREMLEAYRTGGIAALQEIERSQERMEEPPAVLFRNSEGPLSGRDAPLPAQQLAAKTAVTGQRQVQKGPHGPPLIAMPLGNGYVLVAIVPPPPPLEMFFNPYGLTLRLGAAFLVTGLISFLLARSLSAPVRKLRYATQQLAGGDLSVRVGPALQGTRDETGELGRDIDRMAERIGGLLESQRRLLRDISHELRSPLARINVALGLARRKAGPEAQGSLDRMEREAGRLNDLIGELLTLSLMESDARGIERVQVDLQALVREIVQDAEFEAGVVNRRVRVTQDEPVVVPGVYELLRRAIENVVRNGVRFTATGTDVEVALSRSEGVSGQVARISVRDHGPGVPEESLNKLFEPFYRVTDARDRKSGGTGIGLAITQRVVKLHGGTVHASNIPGGGMEVVLELPC from the coding sequence ATGCGGACCCTGTTCTTCCGCATATTCGCAAGTTTCCTTGGGGCGACCGTCCTCATCAGCGTCCTCCTGCTGGCGCTGGCGCTTACCACCGACCCGCAACGGATCGTATTCGCGCCGCACGAAAAACGTTTGGCCCGGATCGGAAGGGAGATGCTGGAGGCGTACCGGACCGGGGGCATCGCCGCCCTGCAGGAGATCGAACGCAGCCAGGAACGGATGGAGGAACCGCCGGCAGTCCTGTTTCGGAATTCGGAAGGTCCTCTCTCGGGCCGGGATGCTCCGCTTCCTGCGCAGCAGCTCGCTGCGAAGACGGCCGTAACCGGACAGCGGCAGGTGCAGAAAGGACCGCACGGTCCGCCGTTGATCGCCATGCCTTTGGGAAACGGCTATGTCCTGGTGGCGATCGTCCCCCCTCCGCCGCCCCTGGAGATGTTCTTCAATCCGTACGGGCTGACGTTGCGCCTCGGAGCGGCTTTCCTGGTCACCGGCCTCATCTCCTTCCTTCTGGCCCGCTCGTTGAGCGCTCCCGTGCGGAAATTGCGCTACGCGACGCAGCAACTGGCGGGCGGCGACTTGTCCGTCCGGGTCGGCCCGGCCCTGCAAGGGACCCGGGACGAGACCGGCGAACTTGGACGGGACATCGACAGAATGGCGGAGCGGATCGGCGGCCTGCTTGAGTCGCAGCGGCGCCTCCTGCGGGACATCTCCCACGAGCTTCGCTCTCCGTTGGCGCGCATCAACGTGGCCTTGGGGCTTGCCCGCCGGAAAGCCGGTCCCGAGGCGCAGGGATCTCTGGACCGGATGGAGCGGGAAGCCGGGCGGCTGAACGACCTGATCGGCGAACTGCTTACCCTGTCCTTGATGGAAAGCGATGCCCGGGGAATCGAGAGGGTCCAGGTGGACCTTCAGGCTCTCGTCCGGGAAATCGTCCAGGACGCGGAGTTCGAGGCGGGGGTTGTGAACAGGAGGGTCCGCGTCACGCAGGACGAACCGGTGGTCGTGCCGGGAGTCTACGAGCTGCTCCGGCGGGCGATCGAGAACGTGGTGCGGAACGGGGTGCGGTTCACGGCCACAGGCACCGACGTGGAAGTAGCCCTTTCCCGATCAGAGGGGGTTTCGGGACAGGTGGCGCGGATTTCCGTACGGGACCACGGACCGGGTGTTCCGGAGGAATCGCTGAACAAGCTTTTCGAGCCGTTCTACAGGGTGACCGACGCAAGGGACAGAAAGAGCGGCGGGACGGGGATCGGTCTGGCGATAACCCAGCGCGTTGTCAAGTTGCACGGGGGAACGGTCCATGCTTCCAATATCCCTGGAGGCGGCATGGAGGTCGTCCTTGAATTGCCATGTTAA
- a CDS encoding YraN family protein: MTLPPEERRAGGLAAEEQACRHLEREGFAVLERNFRSPAGEIDIVARRGELLVFVEVRSRETASFGSPEETVGREKRLRVVSAARRYLSRTSPDTWREARFDVIAVEGSGAAAVLRHYPAAFDAKGKIL; the protein is encoded by the coding sequence GTGACGCTGCCGCCGGAGGAGCGCCGCGCCGGGGGGCTGGCGGCAGAGGAGCAGGCGTGCCGGCATCTCGAGCGGGAAGGATTCGCGGTGCTGGAGAGGAACTTCCGTTCGCCGGCAGGAGAGATCGACATCGTGGCCCGGCGGGGGGAGCTGCTGGTCTTCGTCGAGGTCCGCTCCCGGGAGACCGCGTCGTTCGGCTCGCCGGAGGAGACGGTGGGGCGGGAGAAACGGCTTCGCGTCGTCTCCGCCGCCCGGCGCTACCTGTCGCGCACGTCCCCGGATACGTGGCGCGAGGCCCGGTTCGACGTCATCGCGGTAGAGGGGAGCGGCGCCGCGGCGGTCCTTCGTCATTACCCCGCGGCGTTCGACGCGAAGGGGAAGATCCTCTAA
- a CDS encoding ribonuclease HII, which yields MDFEVSARARGFLAPAGVDEAGRGPLAGPVVAAAVVLPPGYHHPDIRDSKKLTPAQRERVFPVIGRDAVSLAVGLASVEEIDGINILQASLLAMRRAVEALPALPDFLYVDGNRRIPCGIAQETLIGGDGRCLSIAAASIVAKVTRDRMMMELDEVYPGYGFAVHKGYPTPDHLEAIRRLGPCPIHRRTFRGVLP from the coding sequence ATCGACTTCGAGGTGTCCGCGCGGGCCAGGGGATTCCTGGCCCCCGCGGGCGTCGACGAGGCCGGAAGGGGCCCCTTGGCGGGCCCGGTCGTCGCGGCGGCGGTCGTCCTGCCGCCGGGTTACCATCACCCCGACATCCGCGATTCGAAGAAGCTGACCCCCGCGCAGCGCGAGCGCGTCTTTCCCGTGATCGGCCGCGACGCGGTCTCCCTCGCCGTCGGGCTGGCGAGCGTCGAGGAGATCGACGGGATCAACATCCTCCAGGCCTCCCTGCTCGCCATGCGGCGCGCCGTGGAGGCGCTCCCGGCCCTTCCCGATTTCCTGTACGTCGACGGGAACCGGCGGATTCCCTGCGGGATCGCCCAGGAAACGCTGATCGGAGGGGACGGCCGGTGCCTTTCCATCGCCGCGGCGTCCATCGTGGCGAAGGTGACGCGCGACCGGATGATGATGGAACTCGACGAAGTCTACCCGGGCTACGGCTTCGCCGTCCACAAGGGGTACCCGACGCCCGACCATCTGGAGGCGATCCGGCGGCTGGGCCCCTGCCCGATCCACCGGCGCACCTTCCGGGGAGTCCTGCCGTGA
- the rplS gene encoding 50S ribosomal protein L19, with protein MTLLQDVEAAQLRKDLPKFNVGDTVRVFSRIKEGEKERVQYFEGIVIGFHRNGIATTFKVRKESYGVGVERTYPIHSPLLEKIEVKKRGDVRRAKLFYLREVSGKKARIREKKDWLSKKGVVVPSEGVAEGPETAAPAETPPQE; from the coding sequence ATGACGCTTCTCCAGGATGTAGAGGCTGCGCAGCTGCGCAAGGACCTCCCGAAATTCAACGTGGGGGACACCGTCCGGGTCTTCTCGCGGATCAAGGAAGGCGAGAAGGAGCGCGTCCAGTACTTCGAGGGGATCGTCATCGGTTTCCACCGCAACGGCATCGCGACCACCTTCAAGGTCCGCAAGGAGTCGTACGGCGTGGGCGTGGAGCGCACCTACCCGATCCACTCCCCCCTGCTCGAGAAGATCGAGGTGAAGAAGCGGGGCGACGTCCGCCGCGCCAAGCTGTTCTACCTGCGCGAGGTGTCCGGCAAGAAGGCCCGCATCCGCGAGAAGAAGGACTGGCTCTCCAAGAAGGGCGTCGTCGTCCCCTCGGAGGGTGTGGCGGAGGGGCCGGAAACGGCGGCCCCGGCGGAGACTCCTCCCCAGGAGTAG